Proteins from a single region of Rhipicephalus sanguineus isolate Rsan-2018 chromosome 5, BIME_Rsan_1.4, whole genome shotgun sequence:
- the LOC119393971 gene encoding monocarboxylate transporter 13 has translation MSSEKSNESLRKEEPSPTEGEEEDDEGTASLPDDQDCTVELPSPPDGGYGWVIVFASFICFVIVDGIIFSFGIFLREFASTFNESKGSTAWVASIQTGCYLLAGPVAAGLANAFGCRPVTIGGSLLAAAGFCGAVFAQSILQLYITIGLFSGIGFGFIFLPAAVNISFYFEKKRAFATGIAVCGSGIGGFLMAPCCQLLVSEFGWRGSMLILAGMTLNCCVVGALFRPIEEPQPRPEPVPLKPLLLRIKEARDAMTKWDSVEDGIDDTLITNDGPRRKHSCPPPRIVHDVILNSEERSASSSTSGSNNSPPPPYSEAVKAEQQFNCCHNNNQLRVDHKPAYQAPPVLRKLSFTKSNNSRQRRMTAPEMRPFYRQDILFSASLLRIPEYRSQRDIGSYHQSIANLPKQKPHKKLGCLSPEMTDTLTQMLDISLLTSPTFVTLAVSGFLTLAGFFIPFMYIVDKAILSGISPDKAAFILSAIGITNTVGRVFSGWVSDRPKVNALCINNVALTVGGVATALCPFFETYTMLLVYSAVFGFSIACFAALRSIIAVEMFGVEKLTNAFGLLLLFQGVASVIGSPVAGIFYDLTGTYDASFYVAGAVITLSGLMCLPLPWISRWEKRRKEATAPQLPTIITTTVDGDDDEGEAVTLNPRGVCVSEDCEAGLAAT, from the exons ATGAGCAGCGAGAAGTCCAACGAGTCCCTACGCAAGGAGGAGCCCTCGCCGAcagagggtgaggaagaggacgacgaagGCACCGCCTCTTTACCCGACGACCAGGATTGTACCGTTGAACTGCCCAGTCCCCCTGATGGCGGCTACGGATGGGTCATCGTGTTCGCCTCCTTCATCTGCTTCGTCATCGTCGATGGCATCATCTTCTCGTTCGGCATCTTCCTGCGCGAATTCGCCTCTACCTTCAACGAGTCCAAGGGGTCCACGGCCTGGGTGGCCTCCATACAGACTGGTTGCTACCTGCTTGCTG GTCCCGTGGCTGCGGGCTTGGCAAATGCCTTCGGCTGTCGCCCCGTGACCATCGGAGGAAGCTTACTTGCGGCCGCTGGCTTCTGCGGGGCAGTCTTCGCGCAAAGCATCTTGCAACTATACATCACCATCGGTCTCTTTAGCG GCATTGGCTTCGGCTTCATTTTCCTGCCTGCTGCCGTAAACATCAGCTTCTACTTCGAGAAGAAAAGAGCCTTCGCCACGGGCATTGCCGTCTGCGGTTCCGGGATCGGAGGCTTCCTAATGGCGCCCTGTTGTCAGCTGCTGGTTTCCGAATTCGGCTGGAGAGGCTCCATGCTCATCCTGGCAGGCATGACGCTTAATTGCTGCGTTGTGGGCGCCCTGTTCCGGCCGATAGAGGAGCCACAGCCAAGGCCGGAGCCCGTGCCACTAAAGCCACTGCTGCTGCGCATAAAGGAGGCGCGCGACGCCATGACCAAGTGGGACTCGGTAGAGGACGGCATCGACGACACGCTCATCACCAACGATGGCCCACGCCGCAAGCACAGCTGCCCTCCGCCCCGCATCGTACACGACGTTATCCTCAACAGCGAAGAACGCAGCGCTTCCAGCTCCACCAGCGGCAGCAACAACAGCCCGCCTCCGCCCTACTCCGAAGCTGTCAAGGCCGAGCAGCAGTTCAACTGCTGCCACAACAACAACCAGCTCCGCGTCGACCACAAACCGGCGTACCAggctcctcccgttctccgaaaGCTGTCCTTCACCAAGAGCAATAACAGCAGGCAACGTCGAATGACGGCGCCCGAAATGAGGCCCTTCTACCGCCAGGACATTCTATTCAGCGCCAGTCTTCTGCGCATACCGGAGTACCGCTCGCAGAGGGACATCGGCTCTTACCACCAGAGCATCGCCAACTTGCCCAAGCAGAAACCACACAAGAAGTTGGGATGCTTGTCCCCGGAGATGACCGATACCCTGACACAGATGCTCGACATCTCGCTCCTGACGAGCCCGACGTTCGTGACTCTGGCCGTGTCCGGGTTCCTGACCTTGGCGGGCTTCTTCATTCCCTTCATGTACATCGTGGACAAGGCAATTCTGTCGGGCATCTCACCGGATAAGGCCGCTTTTATCTTGTCGGCCATCGGCATCACTAACACGGTGGGCCGCGTGTTCTCCGGCTGGGTATCCGATCGACCAAAGGTTAACGCCCTCTGCATCAATAATGTGGCGCTCACCGTGGGTGGCGTCGCCACAGCGCTGTGTCCCTTCTTCGAGACCTACACGATGCTCCTCGTCTACAGTGCCGTCTTCGGTTTCTCTATAG CTTGCTTTGCCGCCCTTCGTTCTATAATTGCTGTCGAGATGTTCGGCGTCGAAAAACTCACGAATGCATTTGGGCTACTACTACTATTCCAAGGCGTGGCTTCTGTCATCGGTTCACCAGTCGCCG GTATCTTTTACGACCTGACGGGGACGTACGACGCCTCGTTTTACGTCGCCGGTGCGGTCATCACGCTCTCCGGCCTAATGTGCCTTCCGCTTCCCTGGATTTCGCGCTGGGAGAAACGGCGGAAAGAGGCCACCGCCCCTCAACTGCCAACCATCATAACGACGACCGTCGACGGAGACGACGACGAAGGCGAAGCGGTCACACTCAACCCTCGGGGCGTCTGCGTCAGCGAAGACTGCGAAGCCGGGCTAGCGGCCACCTAG